The Lolium rigidum isolate FL_2022 chromosome 2, APGP_CSIRO_Lrig_0.1, whole genome shotgun sequence genomic interval GAAAAAAGAACGGTCCCATCAGGTATACCCAGTTATCCAGTACACTTTATCACATGTAACTGCGGATCCAAGCAGAGGAGATGTAAATGCATGTTTACCTTCTGAACAACACCTATTGCTGCTTGGAGTGGTGTTAGGTAATCATAAGGGATCTGGGGAAATCAAAAGGGTATGACAATCAAATTAATTCTACAAACAAATattaactactccctccatcccaaaatgtaaggcgtctaaggattggtcaaaagtcaaaccttactaactttgaccaaatatttaggaaaaaatatttacatctacaatatcgaatggacacattaagaaaatatactttatgatgaATCTATTGATATTAATTTGGTattgtaaatgttcatatttttgtgtataaatttggtcaaacttaaaaaacattgacttttaactaattattagacgccttacattccgGGACAGAGCGAGTACTTAAAACAGAACAGAAGTCTATTCATGCAAAATAATAATTATTGGAGTTACCTTGCCTGTCAGCAGCTCCCACACAACAATACCGAAGCTAAAAATATCTGCTTTGTGATCATACGGTTTGTGCTCTATAACCTGAATTTACGATTATACACATGTTACAGTAGACAAGAGAAAACAGTTTTGTTCTGATGTATATAAAACTATGAATACGATAACAAACCTCAGGTGCCATCCAACGATAAGTTCCAGTCTCTGCAGTCATCACTCCAGATTGATCTTTCACACGTGCAACACCAAAATCAGCAACCTTTACAACCTGAAAAGGTGTTCTTTTGTATTTTTAGAGTTTAACAATATATAAAGAAACACTATGCAAACTTTCTAATCAAATGAATAACATCATTTTGGAGAAACACCAACCTTATTTTCATCCATGAGAAGATTTGCAGTCTTAAGATCTCGGTGAATTATGTTGTTCTGATGCAGGTAGTTCATTCCTTTAGCGATGTCCGTTGCCACTCTGAGAATTTCTGGAAGCTTGAAAGAACTGTTCTTTTTATGGAGGTAGTCGTACACACTCCCTCCTGACATGAAATCTGAAACATGCACATATGCAAAATAAAGGGAAATGCTATTAGCAGTCTACTTCTGATCATGATAACAACTATAAACATCAATCCCATTGTAATATACCTGTTATAATATATAAGTTGGGCTGTCTTGTACATGCACCGATAAACTGCACAACATTCTTGTGACGAACCTTTCTGCAAGCATGGATTTACCAATAAACTACTTGTGTATAGTTATTAAAGTCTATATGCACATAAGTAATGTGAGGATTTGAAATCTCGAATACTGGAGCAAGTGCAACCAATGGGAGGTACAGAATTGTAACTGGATGCTTACAAAAGTTAACTAACCTCATAATGTATACTTCCTGCGCAAAATCTTGGTACATATCTGCGCTGATGCGCTCTGGTCTCACTACTTTAATGGCAACATCCTGACTGCAGTATGATCCACGGTACCTGAGAAAGCAAAGCATCAAATGACAACTGGTGGGGTTTGAAAGGTTCTATGGTTTTCAATTTACTGGAACTTACAGGTCACCATTAGATCCAGAAGCGACCTTGTTCCCAAACTTGAGCAGCTTCAGGTCTATTTCCCAAACATCTCCTCCATCTGTTGGTATTTTCACACTGGTGGATGGCACATTCTCTCCAACTTGCAGACCTTCTAGTGATAGTGGTGATGAGCTTGAAACCGGCCAAGCTTGTGCCTGTACACACAACCCAATTTTATAATGCCAAACATATGTTTGTTAAGATTGTTCAATCACTAATATCAATTTTTAATGTTTAGTTTTTTGCATATCGCACTTTGCATTTCCAGGTAAAATATTAATGGGCTGTGCCTTATTTTCTGGTAAATTGACACTTGTCCTGAAACCAAGCGTGAGATTGCATTTTGTACAGTTGGAAGTTTCCAACTTCACAAGGTCAGAGAGAATCTTGTACCTCAATACAGCGAAATTTCTCCAGTAACTTTTCTTGCAGCTGTTTAGTACCCTGGAAATGACAGCATATCAGTATGAAAAATGAGAACCAAAATGCTTATTAGAAAACTAATAACTGATTGCAATaaaattaaggaaagaaaaactaTCTCTAATAAGATGGAAAGATAGCTATTTCATACCCCAAGACGCCAACCAGTGACAACGAACACATCCAATGAGTATCCATCAATTGTGGAAAATGCGTGTGCTTCTTGGATGTCAAGACCGAGCTCACCAAGCAAACAAGTCAGCTGTAAACACATAAATGGAGGTGTAAGTAATCCCTGAGCATAAGTGCTGGTCTCAAAGTGGTTTAGTATACAGTTCAAGTGATTTTGGTACAGCCTGCTGATTTCTAATTCCAATACAGATTGTTAGTTTTCAACTTATTTATTTTGAAAGAACCATTCATTTATGTCTGCCTCCCTGCTCTTAGTGGATACTTGCCTCTTCTGCATTTACTGAATTATTTGGTATGCTAACTGCATGTTGGTTGATTCTGTAAATGAAATTGCAATGCATTGGAAGCGCAGTTCTATTCAGATGGGCTTATGCTTGTCTCGACAAGTACGTTTACCTGACTTAGGAGCTTTGGCTTATCAGTTGTTGCAAAGGCTATCTCATGCATTGGCCTGAAAAATTTAGAACATAGAGATAATAACTAATTAACTAATAAAAAGGTATCCATTCATCCCTCCAACAAAAGCCAAAAGACGTTTGAAGAAACACCTGAACCGATAATGTTAATGAAGGTTTAATTTCCTAGTTTCCTAGTATCTTAAACAATTCTAGGAGCAGATATGCAACTAAATAGCAGCGTTTTTACATAGTTTTAAATCATAGATTGTATAAAGCCTTTCACCAGAACAGGAAATTCTGGCACAATGCGAGTCTGTAACACCAAATATTATTTTGAAACCGTTTGGCAGGGGAAAAAGCTGGATTTATTTTCAAGACCATGCATGAGCTGCATGTAAGTTCTTTAAGAATTTAAGATAGAAATAGTACAACGCCAAAACAAAGGGACAGCCAAAGAGTTCTACACCACCAAAGAAATGCAGCTTTATTAAATTTAAAACTATTTTAATGGAATACGAAGTTTGTATACAGCAAGTATTATCGCACACATGCACATATGTGTAAAAATCTCAAAACCCAAAGCACCAATGCGCGTGAACTGAAAAAGGGAAACTATGTACCTGGTAACGAGATGAACACTGTTATCATCATTAATATTGGTGCTACAAGCATCAGACTCGTTCGCTTCTAGCGCTAGCGCCTCTAGATTGGAGGAAGAACCGAATGCCGGAGGTGGATGGACCCTGAAGAATAGACATGCAACCACACCATAATTAGCATACATGCAAGAGCAGAGACCAGTCATAGGTAACTGAAACAGATTCAGAGATTGCACTCACATTTGACTAGCCAACTGGTCGGATGCAGCCATCTCCACCTTGGGATCGAAGGAATCATCCACATCACCGTCGATAATCCTAGACACCTGAAGAATCAGAATCAAACCCAGCAAGTTGATTCAGAAACCACGGAGAATCGCATGCAGAGATACTATATTTGGAGAACAAGAATCCCTTATATGGGCTTAAAGCCAAACAGATTCAGTGCAACATCACGGGATCTGCTCTGCCGGAATATGTCTGTTACCTGAACGACGCGCACCGCCAGGGCGGGCCGGCGCTGCGGGTCGCGCGCCTCCTCAAGCAGCCGCTGGTGCGTCACCACGTCCTCCGCTCTCTCCGCGTTCACATCCAGCGCGTACCTGCACGGGTGACGAACATgcatgagcggcggcggcgccggcaacTGGTGGTAGTGCCGAGCAACTGGGGTGGGTAGAGGAACTCACCTGGCGGGGAGACGGTGAAAGTGTGCCCAGAGCGCGTCCTGGAAGGCGGGGGATATCTCCTCCGCGCCGGCGGCGTCGGCGCGAAGGCGGGCGAGCACCTCGTTGTACACCTCAAGGCGGCGGCCCTGCTTGTCCGTACGCCGCCCCCCAGCGCCGATTTCCGGctgcagcggcggcgacggcgattcaTCCACGGCCATATCAACGACCGATCGATCGATCCAGCAAGAAATCTGGGGGCGGGCGGCGCTCACGGGACGGCAGTGCTACTCCTGCCGCGCTGCTTGCATGGGGCGGTGGCGACTGCTCGCACGTGAAGAGGCGCGCGGCGAGAAGAAAAAGGCGAGAGCTTTATAGCGGTAGCCGATCGAGACGGACGGCCAACTCAGATCATCAGAGAACAAAGACGGGAAGCAAATTAGCAATGTACTACTACTATATTAGATCAGATTAGCAAACTAGCAATGCTTCTTTTGGGATCGGATTGGGATCcaattgatttgatttgatttgtgttaggAAAGGAAAGAAATTGAGAGACTTGATTTGTGTACGTTCGGGGAGGAAAGCAAAGATAGTGGGATGTGATTTGATTTGCGTGCGTGCCCCCTGATTTGCTCCCTGTTTATTAGAGTATATTGATTTAACAGGATTTGGTGGCATGGAGGATGGGTGATGATAAAAGAATGGGGAGACGAAGTCAGATGTGATGCGGAGAATGGAGGATGGGTACTTTACATGCACACCGTAAAGTATTTCTTGACCGACAATTCTAGAAAATAATTCCTTGGCAAATAAGTTATTACAAGGTAAAAAATAAATTATGTGAAAACTTGTTCTCTATTGCTAAAAAAAATATTAACGACCAAATAAATTGACTTACTCCACAAAATTACAACTCTATGGGCTTCTCAACATCTAGGGGGGTACTAATCGAATTGATCACCGGATTGTTGTGGAACCTAGAAGATGTGGCCCACATGGCATCGACTATGGCAGTGTATCGCTCTTTTTTAGCTTTGTCTCGACCCCTTTGGCGCCGCATTGAAATGTGAATATATATGGTCCTAAGATGGCTTATGTGCGATGTGAAACAATAGTACGTGTAAACATCCGTACCGGTGAATGTTGCGGTTCGACGGTTCACCGGTCAGACAATTGATGGCTTTCCATAACGCATTTTAATTACTTTTCATCATAAAATatctttttttataaaaaaagttCTCCAATGTACGACAACGCGTCCTAGTCAATTGGTTTCTAATTCAACCCGGCATACATCACGCTTGAATTCAAGGTCTAAATCATGTCGAACACCGTAAGTCTATTCCGAAGCCTCGCGATACGGAGTCTTGCGACCTAGTCAGGTAAATTGGAATATGAGTCGATGGATAATTCATAGCCTAGTGGGCTTTGGATTTTGGGGGCCCTAAGCAGTCATCCACCTCGCTCCTTCCCATCGACGATCCTATGCTACAAGGTGAGGACGTCTCTACCGAAACCGATTTACTATGTTAAAAAACATATCTATTCATTTTATTGATCATGTTTGtctctaatatgttccatggttttTGGGTACTAATCAAATATCTTCCATAATACGATACCTCCATGTTTTTCCTGGTTTTATCATGAGTTTGGTGAAAACCTTTTTGGTTCTCTACACAGGTGAAACGAAGTAATGTCTTTTATTTGTCAATCCGCCCCTATATATGCGAGTACTTGCTTTCCCATCTATTTTGTCTCTCCCCATAAATTGGTTCATCTCAGATAATTCCTATGGAGCTATTTCGCCTCTCTGCCGGATAATCGGTTGGTTTCATCCCAAATGGTTAGCCAATCTTGGTACATGCAATCTAAACACATACTTCAATCATGTCTATACATTTCAAACACTTCAACATCTTGGATCCGAGATACCCTTCACATCATGATAAGCTAAAGTAATCCATGGGCCAACTCGATATCTGAAATATCTACGGAAGCAATTAAATATTTTTCTCAGATTTGTTGCTCTATGTGTTTTTACTCAATTAGAAAGTCAAGTCCATGGATTGTTGCACTCCCTCTGTCTCatgaaatttggatgtatctagatactaattAAGTTTCATGAGACAGAGGAAATGCATATCCGTAAATAGACAAAAAGCTTGTAATGCCATCAAACCCTAGTCCCTTATCCATATATCCATATTATGGCTCTTTCCGATGCTTGGGAGCCATTTCGCCTCTTGCTGTAAATCCTCTTGCATCCCATAGGATACCCTCGGGAGCCATTTCGCCTTTCTCCCCGCAAAGCCACACACACTGTGCACTACTATTTAGAAAAGGTAAATGACAATAACACCCACCCTAAATAGACAAAAGCATGTAATACTGTCAAACCCTGGCCCTTATCCCTATGTCAATGTTATGGGTCTGCCCGATGCTCGGGAGCTATTTCGCCTTTCTCCCTGCAAAGCCACACACACTGCACTGCATGGCATGAATATTATATTTAGAAAAGGTAAATGATAATAACACCCACCCTAAATAGACAAAGGCATGTAATGTCGTCAAACCCTAGCCCCTTATCCCAATGTCCAtgttattgctctcccgatgctcGCAGTGGCGGAGCCGAGGACATAAATCTTGTGCGATCAGTTTAAAGTTGTGTAGTCAGATACATGCATTTATATGATTTTTTGATTATTGTTTGCATGATTTCTTGCCTATGTACCTAAAAGCGAGTGTAGTCAATTGACAACACTGTTAtagtgtggctccgccactggatgCTCGAGAGCCATTTCACATCTCACTGTAAATCGAACTATGCCCTCGGAAACCATTTCTCCTATCTCCTCGCAATGCCAGCTAGTATCATCCCCAAACACTTTGCTCCCACTAGGTTCATCCAATATAGACACATAGTAGTTCAATCGTGTCTACATTAGGTAGCTTAATTTGTCCTGATCACTATTTCACGGTACTGACATCAAATTTTGAACCTAGATGCTGTCCACAGCATGATAAGCTAAACTAGTCTAATATGGGCCGATAGGATATCATAAACAATAGAAGGAAGCAAAAAACAAGAGCATCCCTGTTGCCATTTTAGGCTACTCCCTGCATAGAGTACTTGCCATTTTAGATAGCTGCTGCAGGTTGTAGAGTTTGACTTTGGGTGACACATTGGAACTAGCAGAGCTGAGACATGGAGACCCGCATGCGTGCGCGACTCGGTAGCCGTTGTCGATCCGCCGCGTCACATACACATGGACCAGATTAGCTCTATGTGGAATATGCTTTCCCTCACCGGTACACTACTCCTTAGATTAATCCATCCAAGAAGATGTGTCGGAACGAGGCAGGACGATTCCAGCGGCAGCCAGCTTCCACCAGCAACTAGCTACTTGCCGCTAGTTTATCATTGACCTGGACGAGCGATCGGTAGTACTTAGGCCTGCTGGTTAATTAATATGCTAATTAGGGTTTATGCCAAAGGTTTGTACGGCCATTGGAGAAGGCATATCCTATTGGCAGCCGTAGATACTCTTTATGTTCAATGTATTAGTTCATCGTGGATTTGGACAGTCTTTGCGGTGTAATTTGTTATCTTACTTTTCACGACACTAGGCATATATTATTCTTCGAGTACTCTTACGTCCCAGTCGATCAAATGTTAAATTCGTTCATATATAGCCCTCAAATTGGACCACGGTGCCTGAATAACTTGTTACAAATATACATTACATTGCTTATTTAACTACTTGCTGAAAATATAAATGCATATGCGTTCCAAAACAGAAATCTCTTTAAGCGTtcctgatatatatatatattttggaAAAGTGCTTCCTCTTCATATCGATGTGAAGGTGTTCCTACGTTTCCCCCTTCATATCGACTTCACCAAGGAAATTAAATACCTAGTATTGTTTAATTAAATAACTCTATCTTCTTTATACTCACATCATCTCGATTTGGGAATGTGAAAAATGTACATTAATAAGTGGATTGGGTGAGAAAAAAAGTTTTCTTACATTAATTTGTGTAGATTTTTTTGTTGCAAAACATGTTTTTGAGGTATTTTAATCTCATGTGCTCCATCAGCCTGAGTTTGTAACCCCTAAATGTATTTTAAGCAAAGTTCTCACTAGTTTGATAAATAATGTATGAGTAATAGTACATCACAAAAATATACCATTGCATTCACTTTTTTAAAatcaatatataaataatataaCAAATAACTTAAATTTTAGTTAACCAAATTGATAGTCCACAAAATGTAAAATATGGGTAGCCCTTATGAAACCAGGGCTGAGGAGGAGTGCGGACAAACGGTTTACAAGCTCTCTTTTTTATTTAACTATTCACTATATATACTTAGGTTTTCACTTTTATCACTTCGATTTTATGTAGCCTAAAATATAAAGTAGTTTTTTACATGCTTCCTTATAGTATACATCACTCACTACCTCCAGGACTTTTTTTTTATCATGTCTGATATGATTTAGAAATTTTAAGAATGAAAGGCTTCTGTGAGCTTGTCCTCCATTTGCAGTTTCCAGCCGGAGGAGCTACTAGTTTGAGCCTACTCGTCCATTCCTTTGACATGGAAAAGAAGAGAGCGAGTGCATGCCGACGTGGCGCCCGTACGCGTCTGCATGCAGGGCTCGTTCTGAAGTTAGTATCTGGTGCCGGCAGCTCTCAGTGAGTGCGCATGCGTCGCTCCTCCTGGAGCGGCTCGGGCGGAGCCCAGACCACCACCACCTAGCCGCCCCCTCCCCTGggtcctcccccgccgccgctggtggatgccgccgggcaaagcccgtgcggtGGCCGGTGGCGGCGGGTCTTCTCCCGACGATGCGAGATCCTCCCTCGATGGCGCCGGCCGAGCCCAAGCGGGCGTTTGGTTGGTGCGGGTGAAGCCGGCCGCGCCCAAGCGGGCGTCGGTGCGGGCGAGGCCGACGCGGCCAAGCGGCCGTTGGCGCGGCGAGGCCGGCCGCGCTCACGCGGGAGTCGGAGTGGTTGTGCGCCGGGGCGGCGGGCCCGAGGCTGCGGTGGCGGTCGCCGGCGGGTGAGGCTGCTGCTCAGCGCGGACGGCGTCGGCGCGGGTAGTACGGCCTCGCCCAAGCGGGCGCCGGTGCGGAAGTGGGACGGGGCGCGGCGGTTCTCGGCGGGCCGATGGAGGTCGGCAGCTGCGGCGTGTGCTGCTTTgcgcctggccgcgcgggcccgatTGGGCCGGATCTGGGCAGCTCGGGCCACGGCTTTTCCGTGGTGGCGCGATACACTTCTCCGGCTGCTTCCAGTCATGGTGGAGCGGATGGCCAAGCGGTCCTTGCTCCGGATCCGGAGCTGCGGCGGCTGAGGCGGTTTGCGGGCTGCCGGGCTGACGGCTGGAAGTATGTGCGGTGCACACAGGCTCTTGGTTGCCGGCGGAGGTGCTGGTCATGAAGGCGTCTTTCGATGGTGCTCCGGAG includes:
- the LOC124691651 gene encoding serine/threonine-protein kinase STY46-like isoform X2, translating into MAASDHLASQMVHPPPAFGSSSNLEALALEANESDACSTNINDDNSVHLVTRPMHEIAFATTDKPKLLSQLTCLLGELGLDIQEAHAFSTIDGYSLDVFVVTGWRLGGTKQLQEKLLEKFRCIEAQAWPVSSSSPLSLEGLQVGENVPSTSVKIPTDGGDVWEIDLKLLKFGNKVASGSNGDLYRGSYCSQDVAIKVVRPERISADMYQDFAQEVYIMRKVRHKNVVQFIGACTRQPNLYIITDFMSGGSVYDYLHKKNSSFKLPEILRVATDIAKGMNYLHQNNIIHRDLKTANLLMDENKVVKVADFGVARVKDQSGVMTAETGTYRWMAPEVIEHKPYDHKADIFSFGIVVWELLTGKIPYDYLTPLQAAIGVVQKGIRPTIPKDTHPKLTELLQKCWHRDSAERPDFSQILEIFERLSKEVRADGDGRQKTKSGFLSALKRSH
- the LOC124691651 gene encoding serine/threonine-protein kinase STY46-like isoform X1; protein product: MAASDHLASQMVHPPPAFGSSSNLEALALEANESDVCSTNINDDNSVHLVTRPMHEIAFATTDKPKLLSQLTCLLGELGLDIQEAHAFSTIDGYSLDVFVVTGWRLGGTKQLQEKLLEKFRCIEAQAWPVSSSSPLSLEGLQVGENVPSTSVKIPTDGGDVWEIDLKLLKFGNKVASGSNGDLYRGSYCSQDVAIKVVRPERISADMYQDFAQEVYIMRKVRHKNVVQFIGACTRQPNLYIITDFMSGGSVYDYLHKKNSSFKLPEILRVATDIAKGMNYLHQNNIIHRDLKTANLLMDENKVVKVADFGVARVKDQSGVMTAETGTYRWMAPEVIEHKPYDHKADIFSFGIVVWELLTGKIPYDYLTPLQAAIGVVQKGIRPTIPKDTHPKLTELLQKCWHRDSAERPDFSQILEIFERLSKEVRADGDGRQKTKSGFLSALKRSH
- the LOC124691651 gene encoding serine/threonine-protein kinase STY46-like isoform X3, translated to MAVDESPSPPLQPEIGAGGRRTDKQGRRLEVYNEVLARLRADAAGAEEISPAFQDALWAHFHRLPARYALDVNAERAEDVVTHQRLLEEARDPQRRPALAVRVVQVSRIIDGDVDDSFDPKVEMAASDQLASQMVHPPPAFGSSSNLEALALEANESDACSTNINDDNSVHLVTRPMHEIAFATTDKPKLLSQLTCLLGELGLDIQEAHAFSTIDGYSLDVFVVTGWRLGGTKQLQEKLLEKFRCIEAQAWPVSSSSPLSLEGLQVGENVPSTSVKIPTDGGDVWEIDLKLLKFGNKVASGSNGDLYRGSYCSQDVAIKVVRPERISADMYQDFAQEVYIMRKVRHKNVVQFIGACTRQPNLYIITDFMSGGSVYDYLHKKNSSFKLPEILRVATDIAKGMNYLHQNNIIHRDLKTANLLMDENKVVKVADFGVARVKDQSGVMTAETGTYRWMAPEVIEHKPYDHKADIFSFGIVVWELLTGKIPYDYLTPLQAAIGVVQKGIRPTIPKDTHPKLTELLQKCWHRDSAERPDFSQILEIFERLSKEVRADGDGRQKTKSGFLSALKRSH